The sequence GATATGAAGTTACGGGAAAAGGTTGAATTCTGCCAATCTACCTTCCCAAGACTTAATTCGGTCGCAGCTGCCTACCTGACATTTAAACCACAACCTCAATTGAAATCTTCAGTATCAATGTATATAGCGGTAGCAAAGGTTTCGGAAATTGTGTGATAGTTGGAGTAATCGCAAGTTTTAGAATTGCAAAGAAGTCTGTTATATATGGGACTTAGACAGCGCATTATTGTGAAGATGGATGCCCTGAAATTCTTAAACTATGCATATCTTGATGTTCTCGCTCTATAATCTCCGGTTTGTAAAGTGTGTTGTGTCGGTCCAAATCCCAAGTCCAGCCAGTTGCTATTTCTAAGAACTTCGCAAAATCTTCTTGAGCCTCACTCTCTCTGCCGAGTTTGACTTTCGCGCGAGACGATCCCCAGTAGCCCCAACGCTCCATCATTTTAGATCCTGTTTTGTGACTCTGGTCGATTAGTTTCCTTGCTACGGCCAATGACTCCTCATAACGCTCCACCCAATAGTATGCATTCATCAGGGTTCCAAAGTAAAACAGCGGTGTATGCGGTTGAAGCCGAATTGCTTTTTCACACATAGGGACAGCTTCTTCAAAATGTCCTGTCCGATACAGAACCTCGCCAAAAATTATATGTCCTGACGCCCTGTTTGGACCTAATGCTATAGATTTTTCCCCTTCCTCTACTGCTTTGTCGTATTGTTTTTGAAGCAAGTATAAATATGCCAATAAATCATGGATAAGAGGCTGATTTTCATCCATTGTTACAGATTTATTTGCCAGTACAGCAGCTCGCTTGAAAGAATCTCTTCTTGAATTAGTGTAACCAAACCGTGCATCGTTTAAATGGGTCCATGCCAGCGCCGTTACAGCGCCTGCGAACTCAGGGTCTTTTCCTAAAGCTTTCTTGAATAATTCCCGTGCTTTGATCAAACCTTCTTTTGAAAATAATCGAGAATATCCTAATCCTTTGCTCAAATAACGCCATGCATCCAAATTGTCAGTGCTTCGCATCCGAACCTGTTCCCCTAAGGTCAACTCCACCTGGAGCTCAGTGATTATTTCTAAAGTGATTTCATCAAGTAGATTAAATAAGTCATTAAGCTCCCGATCGTAACGCTCTGACCAAATATGTCGACCTGTTAAAGCGTCAATGAGCTGAGCTGTTATTCTGATCCTCTCTTCTGATATCAAAACACTGCCTTCCAATACATATCTAACTCCCAACTCTTCGCTGACCTGTTGAACTTTCACCGGTTTTCCTTTGTAGGTGAATGATGAATTCCGGGCGATAACAAACATATTATCTAAGGAAGAGAGAGCTGTTATGATGTTCTCACTGATGTTATCAGCAATATAATCTTGATCCGAAT comes from Thermodesulfobacteriota bacterium and encodes:
- a CDS encoding adenylate/guanylate cyclase domain-containing protein; the encoded protein is MAQEGFKRKLSAILSADVEGYSRLMDDDEEATVRTITSYRTAIADLVQQFRGRVVDTPGDNILTEFTSVVDAVNCAVEIQRDLAEWNAELPDERKMQFRIGVNLGDVIEEDGRIYGDGINIAARVESLSEAGGICISGRAYDQVENKLGLEYENLGEHQVKNITRPIRVYKVLSYPGAAAHRVVQAKEALGRRWRKINLSAAVVVVIIVAMGIWQFYIKHPSVEPASVEKMAYPLPDKPSIAVLPFDNMSGDSDQDYIADNISENIITALSSLDNMFVIARNSSFTYKGKPVKVQQVSEELGVRYVLEGSVLISEERIRITAQLIDALTGRHIWSERYDRELNDLFNLLDEITLEIITELQVELTLGEQVRMRSTDNLDAWRYLSKGLGYSRLFSKEGLIKARELFKKALGKDPEFAGAVTALAWTHLNDARFGYTNSRRDSFKRAAVLANKSVTMDENQPLIHDLLAYLYLLQKQYDKAVEEGEKSIALGPNRASGHIIFGEVLYRTGHFEEAVPMCEKAIRLQPHTPLFYFGTLMNAYYWVERYEESLAVARKLIDQSHKTGSKMMERWGYWGSSRAKVKLGRESEAQEDFAKFLEIATGWTWDLDRHNTLYKPEIIEREHQDMHSLRISGHPSSQ